A genomic window from Ciona intestinalis chromosome 8, KH, whole genome shotgun sequence includes:
- the LOC100175950 gene encoding UPF0598 protein CG30010 isoform X2 → MYKIARSLLNLPVKSQAVKAALSYVQGQSPKRNTREYFYYIDHQGQLFMDDAKVKNFISCFKEKDFLAFFFSRIRLNRTGRYEDDFPYFSPCGREKNYIRCDDLPIVFTHILKQDSESDDKDFLSYGYAGDKLTFPFQPEHLCMLPDTGRVYHPAPDKTGGVGLVKSKLAIEISQYFGYNKPSDTSILQPPDFFTWGGKTYLLSNQIFNKVLKKES, encoded by the exons ATGTATAAAATAGCTCGTTCGCTTTTAAACCTACCTGTGAAGTCTCAGGCTGTGAAGGCAGCGCTATCTTACGTACAAGGTCAATCGCCGAAACGCAACACGCGAGAATATTTTTACTATATTGACCATCAAGGCCAATTGTTTATGGACGatgcaaaagttaaaaattttatttcatgctTTAAAGAAAAAGATTTTCTTGCATTTTTCTTCAGCCGTATTCGTCTGAATAGGACAGGACGTTACGAAGACGACTTTCCGTATTTTTCACCGTGTGGAAGAGAGAAGAATTACATTAG GTGTGACGATCTTCCTATTGTATTTACTCATATTCTAAAACAAGATTCTGAATCTGATGATAAAGATTTCCTTTCATACGGATATGCAGGGGACAAACTAACTTTTCCTTTCCAACCTGAACACCTGTGTATGCTGCCTGACACTGGCCGGGTATATCATCCAGCCCCAGATAAAACTGGTGGGGTTGGATTAGTAAAATCAAAACTTGCAATAGAAATAAGTCAGTATTTTGGATATAACAAACCATCTGATACAAGTATATTGCAACCCCCTGACTTTTTTACTTGGGGTGGAAAAACTTATCTTTTGAGCaaccaaatttttaacaaagtattaaaaaaggAATCATAG
- the LOC100175950 gene encoding major facilitator superfamily domain-containing protein 3 isoform X1, which produces MSSSSLQLTGTLCMLYFLQGIPYGVQAKALPLYYHNVLGYTIMSVTKLYLLMTPWIFLKPIAGYFIKSQKDAKSAILVGLVVNFVVNSLLFFPSPKSYWGNIFVLFALFFVNCLVVLIDAATDLLAISSANSTNDIKHLSVANLIQIVSYKCGAIFGGSTLVILGFNNLHSMFLIVGIIYLFAALTFRIFYSSETHNSPHIESTEPNTTSSIYKLISTLSVQGTTPLLVFVFIYKFGEIASGSLYPILLTQQKLSSENVTFLTSIISEVLSLLGSFSGGFFWSAVKPVSPIQMLVKYLLSLSVLRVIPLALQVVSINYSANLFPMAILSTSMLSYFGGCVSTLTFTLMMSVSCKAPDNLKGFHYSIVSAFEVCGKLFFASFAGTMFNCFGLNKSYFLFCAFTFIASSVLFVSRNKFILKPKEQ; this is translated from the coding sequence ATGTCTTCTAGTAGTCTTCAACTTACAGGTACACTATGCATGTTGTATTTTCTACAAGGCATACCATACGGTGTGCAAGCAAAAGCTTTGCCATTGTATTACCATAATGTGTTAGGTTACACAATTATGTCAGTAACAAagctttatttattaatgACACCTTGGATATTTTTGAAACCAATTGCTGGTTATTTCATTAAATCCCAAAAAGATGCAAAATCTGCAATTTTGGTTGGGTTGGTTGTGAATTTTGTTGTAAactctttattattttttccaagtCCAAAATCGTATTGGGGAAACATATTTGTCTTGTTTGCtcttttttttgtcaattGTTTAGTTGTATTAATAGATGCCGCAACAGATTTGTTAGCAATATCATCTGCCAACTCCACTAATGATATAAAGCATCTAAGTGTAGCCAATCTTATTCAAATTGTATCTTACAAATGTGGGGCAATTTTTGGTGGCTCAACGCTGGTAATTCTTGGCTTTAATAATCTACATTCAATGTTTCTTATCGTGGGAATAATTTATCTATTTGCAGCTCTAACATTTAGGATATTCTATAGCTCTGAGACCCATAATAGCCCACACATAGAGAGCACTGAACCAAATACAACATCTTCTATTTACAAGCTAATTAGTACTTTATCCGTACAAGGAACTACCCCAttgcttgtttttgttttcatttacaaATTTGGTGAAATAGCTTCAGGATCCCTGTACCCGATTCTGCTGACTCAGCAAAAATTAAGTTCCGAAAATGTCACATTCCTGACAAGCATTATAAGCGAAGTATTGTCACTATTAGGTTCATTTTCGGGGGGATTTTTCTGGTCAGCGGTTAAACCTGTTTCTCCTATTCAAAtgttagtaaaatatttattatctcTAAGTGTCTTACGAGTAATACCTTTAGCTCTACAAGTTGTGTCTATTAACTACAGTGCAAACTTATTTCCTATGGCAATATTATCCACAAGCATGTTGTCTTACTTTGGTGGATGTGTGAGCACGCTAACATTTACATTAATGATGTCGGTGTCATGCAAGGCACCTGATAATCTTAAAGGTTTTCATTATAGTATTGTGTCTGCATTTGAAGTTTgtggaaaactattttttgctTCATTTGCTGGTACTATGTTTAACTGTTTTGGGTTAAATAAGTcatatttcttgttttgtgCATTTACATTTATAGCATCAtccgttttgtttgtttcacgAAATAAGTTCATTTTGAAACCTAAAGAGCAATAA
- the LOC100178260 gene encoding evolutionarily conserved signaling intermediate in Toll pathway, mitochondrial has translation MNISNVLHRQAKFVTRFGKQAVKRHGPKSQNGAVPMKLLHIHCPDYSKSLVKTKNVEINFKNPRKEITRKEIDDCEEEQMINYYINKAKSSLNIVDDVDYYDIDLNKRTFYKLVDIWISEAGLARRGHREFIQAAMHAMPKFNVESDIRAYVRLLDCFPDGKHTGIHRSHWFYSAFQDKIADHSIAENLVSQISQHGAIPNDKLFNKALEIFGKFSPAMLAVRQCLFWYPRIIAFQKHPISVSDFKELSPTEIAFHGLRQMSPGLDAKFRNFEVLQSECDEILNTDQLDSVVSIQTPEQQSMLAKHDPDSPVFIQGPNTVYVKNKQLQYYVMRSDPKELIPAKKEVKTTMLTSKEWWQEFYGTDWETNKSYVEGKNYIFPDEEFFPRVELEDGLGYTETRIKEIAQVEKDTEKVEGPVYAIACTDYTSHAALRTWVRGLLEDNKNLSLCTVMFQEETPFLLSAPKTDPNDE, from the coding sequence ATGAATATTAGTAATGTTTTACACCGTCAGGCAAAATTTGTTACCCGTTTTGGCAAACAGGCAGTTAAAAGACATGGGCCTAAATCACAAAACGGCGCGGTTCCTATGAAGTTACTACACATACACTGTCCTGACTACTCTAAAAGTTTAGTAAAGACGAAAAATGtggaaattaattttaaaaaccccAGGAAGGAAATTACTAGAAAGGAGATCGACGATTGCGAAGAAGAACAGATGATTAATTATTACATAAACAAAGCTAAGAGTTCTCTAAACATCGTTGACGATGTAGATTATTACGACATAGATCTAAACAAGCGAACCTTCTATAAATTGGTCGACATTTGGATTAGCGAAGCTGGTTTGGCTCGTCGGGGTCACAGAGAGTTTATTCAAGCTGCAATGCACGCTATGCCAAAGTTTAATGTCGAATCTGACATAAGAGCATACGTTCGGTTATTGGACTGTTTTCCTGACGGTAAACATACGGGAATACATAGAAGCCATTGGTTCTATTCTGCATTTCAAGACAAGATTGCAGATCACTCGATTGCTGAAAACCTTGTGAGTCAAATAAGCCAACACGGTGCTATTCCTAATGATAAACTGTTCAATAAAGCATTGGAAATATTCGGAAAGTTTAGTCCAGCCATGTTAGCTGTGAGACAATGCTTATTTTGGTATCCACGAATTATTGCTTTTCAGAAACACCCAATTTCTGTATCAGATTTTAAAGAGTTATCGCCAACTGAAATTGCATTTCATGGGTTGCGGCAAATGAGCCCTGGTTTAGATGCAAAATTCCGAAATTTTGAAGTTTTACAATCTGAATGtgatgaaatattaaacacagaCCAACTGGACTCAGTGGTTAGCATTCAAACACCTGAACAACAGTCAATGCTTGCAAAACATGACCCAGATTCTCCAGTTTTTATACAAGGTCCTAATactgtttatgttaaaaacaaacagttacaATATTATGTCATGCGCTCAGACCCAAAAGAATTAATACCTGCgaaaaaagaagtaaaaactACAATGTTAACCAGTAAAGAATGGTGGCAGGAATTTTACGGAACAGATTGGGAAACCAATAAATCTTATGTTGAAGGTAAAAATTATATCTTTCCTGATGAAGAATTTTTTCCAAGGGTAGAGTTGGAGGATGGCCTTGGTTATACTGAGACCCGCATAAAAGAAATTGCCCAAGTTGAAAAAGACACTGAAAAAGTAGAAGGACCCGTGTATGCCATTGCATGTACTGACTATACCTCACACGCTGCACTGAGGACATGGGTCCGTGGGCTATTAGAAGATAATAAGAATTTATCCCTCTGTACTGTTATGTTCCAGGAAGAAACTCCATTTTTGTTGTCAGCTCCGAAAACTGATCCAAATgatgaataa
- the LOC113474415 gene encoding serine/threonine-protein kinase SBK1-like yields the protein MTFRISSFESGTVLSQKDKEDQDPDANLIFYEKMQLLGRGKFGKVALMQLVGCDMDQKKTEEGSLSMPRLRKYSLQANIKCCTEKSFALKRIWKKKQSRNSYLAEIEAHKVASKHPCVARLFEQFVYSFEDEFGFGVEYCAHGDLSQMIKKSNPMSERLTKSCVAQICSVLRYLHKQNLVYLDLKPENILIYNQQRFHLKLCDFGSTKNIGAHVTSLHSLNCNSYTSPERTIRKNVLSGTETVVVGQVFGNSCESSKRCYKADVSADVWSVGVLILTLLGGREPWNKPLNGDVLYKDFQLWKDGHFSIAPRSINANFTELWRNAVTGLFSVNPNTRWAMHDIWDFISQPWLHTETKRHDAIENLICDPIMTSLGETRRPMFFSRCLRCFHRTKECLCRIMSK from the exons ATGACTTTTCGTATCTCTTCATTTG AGTCGGGAACAGTTTTGTCCCAAAAAGATAAAGAAGATCAAGATCCTGATGCAAATTTGATCTTCTATGAGAAGATGCAGCTGCTTGGAAGAGGAAAATTCGGTAAAGTTGCTCTAATGCAGTTGGTGGGATGCGACATGGATCAAAAAAAGACAGAGGAAGGAAGTTTATCCATGCCGAGGTtgagaaaatacagtttacaG GCCAATATTAAGTGTTGCACAGAGAAGTCCTTCGCGTTAAAAAGAATCTGGAAAAAGAAGCAGTCTCGAAATAGTTACTTAGCGGAGATTGAAGCTCACAAAGTGGCATCTAAACATCCATGCGTAGCTAGGCTGTTTGAACAGTTCGTATATTCGTTCGAGGACGAGTTTGGGTTCGGTGTCGAGTATTGTGCTCATGGTGATTTATCTCAAATGATTAAGAAGTCAAACCCGATGTCGGAAAGACTCACAAAGTCGTGTGTCGCCCAG ATTTGCAGCGTACTCCGTTACTTACACAAACAAAATCTGGTCTACTTGGACCTCAAACCTGAgaacattttaatttacaatcaACAACGTTTTCACCTAAAACTTTGTGATTTCGGTTCAACTAAAAATATTGGAGcacatgtgacgtcacttcacTCTTTGAACTGCAACTCGTATACATCCCCAGAGAGAACGATTCGAAAAAATGTATTATCTGGTACTGAAACTGTCGTGGTAGGACAGGTTTTTGGTAACAGTTGCGAAAGCAGTAAGCGGTGCTACAAAGCCGATGTTTCAGCTGATGTATGGTCAGTGGGTGTTTTAATACTAACACTACTCGGCGGAAGGGAGCCTTGGAATAAACCTTTAAACGGTGATGTTCTCTATAAAGACTTTCAATTGTGGAAAGACGGCCATTTTTCGATTGCACCAAGAAGCATTAATGCAAATTTCACGGAACTGTGGCGTAATGCTGTGACTGGCCTTTTCAGTGTAAATCCAAACACCAGATGGGCCATGCATGACATATGGGACTTTATATCACAGCCTTGGCTACACACCGAAACTAAACGTCATGACGCAATCGAAAATCTTATTTGTGATcctataatgacgtcattaggcGAAACCAGAAGACCGATGTTTTTTTCGCGTTGTCTGCGGTGTTTTCATCGCACAAAAGAGTGTTTGTGCAGAATTATGTCGAAATAA